The genomic region TAATATTGAAACCGCTGATGCAACGCCAATTATCCAGAAGTCGGTTACTGCGCGTGCATTTAATATGGCTGTTATTCCAGTGGTCTGCTCATCAAGTAGACGAAAAACAAGCCAGAGGCCCAGAAATCCGAATAGCAGATGGGCTGTTACAGCAGCCCCTTTATCTGACAATCTGTAGGCAATCAAGTGCAACACACCGGCTTCACTCGCCAGGGCGAATATAAGAGTATCTCCTTCCAGTAGCAGGCAAATTGCTATGGTTAAAAACAGAATGCCTACAAAAGCATGAGTATAAGCAAAATCTTTAAGAGTATTCAAACGGAAGAAGAGCCACGAAACCAACCCGTAAACAACCGCACTTGCCATCGCAATCCATCCCCAGGTTGAATTGCTTAATGACCATACTGCCGTAGACAGTGTCAAAGTGATAAGCGGGGTCAATACCGTTAGTAAATGCACATGATTATTCAGATACTTTTCTAAGAACTTTCTGTCTTTCGACAAGAAGAATTTGCCACCGAAATTTACCGAAAAAGGTGGCCATTGCTCAGGATTCTTCCTGGCAAAAAATTCACGTATGACCGGCACCAGCCAGAACACCAACCAGCCAAAAACCATTCCCAGCTGCAAAGCCCAACGATCACCAAGAGCTTCCTGGAAATCAGATGGCAGGCCTTCGAACAAACCAATCAGGAAGACCAGCCAAATTCCGACAAAGCTTGACCAAAGAAGCGAAAGCCAACCCTTGTAAAAATAAATTGCGCTAATTCCTCCAAGTAAGACACATGTGTATCCAACGAGAGCTGGCAAACTGCCGAAACCGGTATAAAGCAAAAACGGCGTCCCGAGCCCACCTAAAGTGCCGATAAGAGATAGGATCGCTTCATCCTGTCGAAGTGAGAACACAAATGATACAACCGTAACGGCTGCCATAAAAGCAAATGCGATTGGATGGGAAACAAGGGCGTAAAGTTGAAAAGCTGCGAAGCCGGTTATATAAAATGTAGCAATTCCACCGCCAAGAAGTACCCGGCTAAAATGCTTCCGATTAGCATAAATACGTGTGCCCAAAAGGAGTAGTACAATCCCAAGCGCCAGGCCAAACCCTACACGAACCATTGGGGTTAGCCACCCCTGGTCAATGGAGTACTTGAACAAAAATGCCACTCCAAACAGAAGCAAACCGATGCCAATTTTATTGAGCCAATATTCGTTTTTACGAATTTTATCAGCTGGTTCCGAGGATTCCCTGCTTTTGAGGGGCTTTGATGAAACCTGGTTTACCTTGCTCGGAGCGGAGGCTGCCTGAGCACGATTTGGGTCTACCAATGGAGAGATGTTTTCAGTGGTTTTCTCTGCAACATTACGTTTTTCAATGCTTGCTTCTTTGTGGATTTGTTTGAGCGCGCTTTGAAGCTCCGCTACGACTTTCTCCAACTGTTCGATACGCTTCTGCCAAGATTTTTCATTTTCAAATCTTTCCATGCAGATAACCCTTCCTCTTTTTTTCCTCAAATTTTTCAATGGCATACCGCAGCATCGTGCGCGGCATCTTTTTATAATGTTTCCGCAAGAACCTTTCCTCTACTTCGATGTCCTTTTTACCAACCTCTCTAAGCATCCAGCCAACTGCCTTATGCATTAAATCCTCTTCATCTGTCAGCAGAATCGCAGAGAGATTTAAAGTATCTT from candidate division KSB1 bacterium harbors:
- a CDS encoding DUF2339 domain-containing protein; the encoded protein is MERFENEKSWQKRIEQLEKVVAELQSALKQIHKEASIEKRNVAEKTTENISPLVDPNRAQAASAPSKVNQVSSKPLKSRESSEPADKIRKNEYWLNKIGIGLLLFGVAFLFKYSIDQGWLTPMVRVGFGLALGIVLLLLGTRIYANRKHFSRVLLGGGIATFYITGFAAFQLYALVSHPIAFAFMAAVTVVSFVFSLRQDEAILSLIGTLGGLGTPFLLYTGFGSLPALVGYTCVLLGGISAIYFYKGWLSLLWSSFVGIWLVFLIGLFEGLPSDFQEALGDRWALQLGMVFGWLVFWLVPVIREFFARKNPEQWPPFSVNFGGKFFLSKDRKFLEKYLNNHVHLLTVLTPLITLTLSTAVWSLSNSTWGWIAMASAVVYGLVSWLFFRLNTLKDFAYTHAFVGILFLTIAICLLLEGDTLIFALASEAGVLHLIAYRLSDKGAAVTAHLLFGFLGLWLVFRLLDEQTTGITAILNARAVTDFWIIGVASAVSILFKSAQEKKVYRFLAHIAFLGWLLRELSSLPNGQGYVTIFWGIYTIILLVVGLRYDYSELRTVAMGTLVVVVGKLFLVDLAELETIWRILLFLGFGALFLLLSYYFRAIWNPGSEPAD